A single region of the Oncorhynchus keta strain PuntledgeMale-10-30-2019 chromosome 4, Oket_V2, whole genome shotgun sequence genome encodes:
- the LOC127916873 gene encoding uncharacterized protein LOC127916873 isoform X3 codes for MLFEGILKHWAAMLFEGIVKHWAAMLFEVIVKHWAAMLFEVIVKHWAAMLFEVIVKHWAAMLFEVIVKHWAAMLFKVIVKHWAAMLFKVIVKHWAAMLFEVIVKIWTAILFEVIVKIWTAMMFEVIVKHWAAMLFEVIVKIWTAMLFEVIVKHWAAMLFKVIVKHWAAMLFKVIVKHWAAMLFEVIVKIWTAMLFEVIVKHWTAMLFEVIVKIWAAMLFEVIVKIWTAMLFEVIVKIWTAMLFEGIVKIWTAMLFEVIVKHWAAMLFKVIVKHWAAMLFEVIVKIWAAMLFEVIVKIWAAMLFEVIVKIWKAMLFEVIAKNWAAMLFEVIVKIWAAMLFEVIVKIWTAMLFEVIVKIWAAMLFEVIAKNCCCNAASSWLKAPCVSETLNTFHTPNMGSTTPLMRI; via the exons atgctgtttgaggGCATTCTGAAGCACTgggcagccatgctgtttgaggGCATTGTGAAGCACTgggcagccatgctgtttgaggtcattgtgaagcactgggcagccatgctgtttgaggtcattgtgaagcactgggcagccatgctgtttgaggtcattgtgaagcactgggcagccatgctgtttgag gtcattgtgaagCACTGGGCAGCCATGTTGTTTAAGGTCATTGTGAAGCACTGGGCAGCCATGTTGTTTAAGGTCATTGTGAAGCACTGGGCAGCCATGttgtttgaggtcattgtgaagATCTGGACAGCCATACTGTTTGAGGTCATCGTGAAGATCTGGACAGCCATGatgtttgaggtcattgtgaagcactgggcagccatgctgtttgaggtcattgtgaagATCTGGAcagccatgctgtttgag gtcattgtgaagCACTGGGCAGCCATGCTGTTTAAGGTCATTGTGAAGCACTGGGCAGCCATGCTGTTTAAGGTCATTGTGAAGCACTgggcagccatgctgtttgaggtcattgtgaagATCTGGAcagccatgctgtttgaggtcattgtgaagcactggacagccatgctgtttgaggtcattgtgaagatctgggcagccatgctgtttgaggtcattgtgaagATCTGGAcagccatgctgtttgaggtcattgtgaagATCTGGACAGCCATGCTGTTTGAGGGCATTGTGAAGATCTGGAcagccatgctgtttgaggtcattgtgaagCACTGGGCAGCCATGTTGTTTAAGGTCATTGTGAAGCACTGGGCAGCCATGTTGTTTGAGGTTATTGTGAAGATCTgggcagccatgctgtttgaggtcattgtgaagATCTGGGCAGCCATGTTGTTTGAGGTCATCGTGAAGATCTGGAAagccatgctgtttgaggtcattgCGAAGAACTgggcagccatgctgtttgaggtcattgtgaagatctgggcagccatgttgtttgaggtcattgtgaagATCTGGACAGCCATGttgtttgaggtcattgtgaagatctgggcagccatgctgtttgaggtcattgCGAAGAACTGCTGTTGCAATGCAGCATCTTCTTGGTTGAAAGCGCCATGTGTTTCTGAGACACTGAACACCTTCCATACACCAAACATGGGCTCTACTACACCTCTGATGCGGATATGA
- the LOC127916873 gene encoding uncharacterized protein LOC127916873 isoform X4, which translates to MLFEGILKHWAAMLFEGIVKHWAAMLFEVIVKHWAAMLFEVIVKHWAAMLFEVIVKHWAAMLFEVIVKIWTAMLFEVIVKHWAVMLFEVIVKIWAAMLFEGIVKHWAAMLFEVIVKIWTAMLFEVIVKHWAAMLFEVIVKIWTAMLFEVIVKHWAAMLFKVIVKHWAAMLFKVIVKHWAAMLFEVIVKIWTAMLFEVIVKHWTAMLFEVIVKIWAAMLFEVIVKIWTAMLFEVIVKIWTAMLFEGIVKIWTAMLFEVIVKHWAAMLFKVIVKHWAAMLFEVIVKIWAAMLFEVIVKIWAAMLFEVIVKIWKAMLFEVIAKNWAAMLFEVIVKIWAAMLFEVIVKIWTAMLFEVIVKIWAAMLFEVIAKNCCCNAASSWLKAPCVSETLNTFHTPNMGSTTPLMRI; encoded by the exons atgctgtttgaggGCATTCTGAAGCACTgggcagccatgctgtttgaggGCATTGTGAAGCACTgggcagccatgctgtttgaggtcattgtgaagcactgggcagccatgctgtttgaggtcattgtgaagcactgggcagccatgctgtttgaggtcattgtgaagcactgggcagccatgctgtttgag gtcattgtgaagATCTGGACAGCCATGCTATTTGAGGTCATTGTGAAGCACTGGGCAGTCatgctgtttgaggtcattgtgaagatatgggcagccatgctgtttgaggGCATTGTGAAGCACTgggcagccatgctgtttgaggtcattgtgaagATCTGGAcagccatgctgtttgag gtcattgtgaagcactgggcagccatgctgtttgaggtcattgtgaagATCTGGAcagccatgctgtttgag gtcattgtgaagCACTGGGCAGCCATGCTGTTTAAGGTCATTGTGAAGCACTGGGCAGCCATGCTGTTTAAGGTCATTGTGAAGCACTgggcagccatgctgtttgaggtcattgtgaagATCTGGAcagccatgctgtttgaggtcattgtgaagcactggacagccatgctgtttgaggtcattgtgaagatctgggcagccatgctgtttgaggtcattgtgaagATCTGGAcagccatgctgtttgaggtcattgtgaagATCTGGACAGCCATGCTGTTTGAGGGCATTGTGAAGATCTGGAcagccatgctgtttgaggtcattgtgaagCACTGGGCAGCCATGTTGTTTAAGGTCATTGTGAAGCACTGGGCAGCCATGTTGTTTGAGGTTATTGTGAAGATCTgggcagccatgctgtttgaggtcattgtgaagATCTGGGCAGCCATGTTGTTTGAGGTCATCGTGAAGATCTGGAAagccatgctgtttgaggtcattgCGAAGAACTgggcagccatgctgtttgaggtcattgtgaagatctgggcagccatgttgtttgaggtcattgtgaagATCTGGACAGCCATGttgtttgaggtcattgtgaagatctgggcagccatgctgtttgaggtcattgCGAAGAACTGCTGTTGCAATGCAGCATCTTCTTGGTTGAAAGCGCCATGTGTTTCTGAGACACTGAACACCTTCCATACACCAAACATGGGCTCTACTACACCTCTGATGCGGATATGA
- the LOC127916873 gene encoding uncharacterized protein LOC127916873 isoform X12, whose translation MLFEGILKHWAAMLFEGIVKHWAAMLFEVIVKHWAAMLFEVIVKHWAAMLFEVIVKHWAAMLFEVIVKHWAAMLFKVIVKHWAAMLFKVIVKHWAAMLFEVIVKHWAAMLFKVIVKHWAAMLFKVIVKHWAAMLFEVIVKIWTAMLFEVIVKHWTAMLFEVIVKIWAAMLFEVIVKIWTAMLFEVIVKIWTAMLFEGIVKIWTAMLFEVIVKHWAAMLFKVIVKHWAAMLFEVIVKIWAAMLFEVIVKIWAAMLFEVIVKIWKAMLFEVIAKNWAAMLFEVIVKIWAAMLFEVIVKIWTAMLFEVIVKIWAAMLFEVIAKNCCCNAASSWLKAPCVSETLNTFHTPNMGSTTPLMRI comes from the exons atgctgtttgaggGCATTCTGAAGCACTgggcagccatgctgtttgaggGCATTGTGAAGCACTgggcagccatgctgtttgaggtcattgtgaagcactgggcagccatgctgtttgaggtcattgtgaagcactgggcagccatgctgtttgaggtcattgtgaagcactgggcagccatgctgtttgag gtcattgtgaagCACTGGGCAGCCATGTTGTTTAAGGTCATTGTGAAGCACTGGGCAGCCATGTTGTTTAAGGTCATTGTGAAGCACTGGGCAGCCATGttgtttgag gtcattgtgaagCACTGGGCAGCCATGCTGTTTAAGGTCATTGTGAAGCACTGGGCAGCCATGCTGTTTAAGGTCATTGTGAAGCACTgggcagccatgctgtttgaggtcattgtgaagATCTGGAcagccatgctgtttgaggtcattgtgaagcactggacagccatgctgtttgaggtcattgtgaagatctgggcagccatgctgtttgaggtcattgtgaagATCTGGAcagccatgctgtttgaggtcattgtgaagATCTGGACAGCCATGCTGTTTGAGGGCATTGTGAAGATCTGGAcagccatgctgtttgaggtcattgtgaagCACTGGGCAGCCATGTTGTTTAAGGTCATTGTGAAGCACTGGGCAGCCATGTTGTTTGAGGTTATTGTGAAGATCTgggcagccatgctgtttgaggtcattgtgaagATCTGGGCAGCCATGTTGTTTGAGGTCATCGTGAAGATCTGGAAagccatgctgtttgaggtcattgCGAAGAACTgggcagccatgctgtttgaggtcattgtgaagatctgggcagccatgttgtttgaggtcattgtgaagATCTGGACAGCCATGttgtttgaggtcattgtgaagatctgggcagccatgctgtttgaggtcattgCGAAGAACTGCTGTTGCAATGCAGCATCTTCTTGGTTGAAAGCGCCATGTGTTTCTGAGACACTGAACACCTTCCATACACCAAACATGGGCTCTACTACACCTCTGATGCGGATATGA
- the LOC127916873 gene encoding uncharacterized protein LOC127916873 isoform X8, with protein MLFEVIVKHWAAMLFEVIVKHWAAMLFEVIVKHWAAMLFEGILKHWAAMLFEVIVKIWTAMLFEVIVKHWAVMLFEVIVKIWAAMLFEGIVKHWAAMLFEVIVKIWTAMLFEVIVKHWAAMLFEVIVKIWTAMLFEVIVKHWAAMLFKVIVKHWAAMLFKVIVKHWAAMLFEVIVKIWTAMLFEVIVKHWTAMLFEVIVKIWAAMLFEVIVKIWTAMLFEVIVKIWTAMLFEGIVKIWTAMLFEVIVKHWAAMLFKVIVKHWAAMLFEVIVKIWAAMLFEVIVKIWAAMLFEVIVKIWKAMLFEVIAKNWAAMLFEVIVKIWAAMLFEVIVKIWTAMLFEVIVKIWAAMLFEVIAKNCCCNAASSWLKAPCVSETLNTFHTPNMGSTTPLMRI; from the exons atgctgtttgag gtcattgtgaagcactgggcagccatgctgtttgaggtcattgtgaagcactgggcagccatgctgtttgaggtcattgtgaagcactgggcagccatgctgtttgaggGCATTTTAAAGCACTgggcagccatgctgtttgaggtcattgtgaagATCTGGACAGCCATGCTATTTGAGGTCATTGTGAAGCACTGGGCAGTCatgctgtttgaggtcattgtgaagatatgggcagccatgctgtttgaggGCATTGTGAAGCACTgggcagccatgctgtttgaggtcattgtgaagATCTGGAcagccatgctgtttgag gtcattgtgaagcactgggcagccatgctgtttgaggtcattgtgaagATCTGGAcagccatgctgtttgag gtcattgtgaagCACTGGGCAGCCATGCTGTTTAAGGTCATTGTGAAGCACTGGGCAGCCATGCTGTTTAAGGTCATTGTGAAGCACTgggcagccatgctgtttgaggtcattgtgaagATCTGGAcagccatgctgtttgaggtcattgtgaagcactggacagccatgctgtttgaggtcattgtgaagatctgggcagccatgctgtttgaggtcattgtgaagATCTGGAcagccatgctgtttgaggtcattgtgaagATCTGGACAGCCATGCTGTTTGAGGGCATTGTGAAGATCTGGAcagccatgctgtttgaggtcattgtgaagCACTGGGCAGCCATGTTGTTTAAGGTCATTGTGAAGCACTGGGCAGCCATGTTGTTTGAGGTTATTGTGAAGATCTgggcagccatgctgtttgaggtcattgtgaagATCTGGGCAGCCATGTTGTTTGAGGTCATCGTGAAGATCTGGAAagccatgctgtttgaggtcattgCGAAGAACTgggcagccatgctgtttgaggtcattgtgaagatctgggcagccatgttgtttgaggtcattgtgaagATCTGGACAGCCATGttgtttgaggtcattgtgaagatctgggcagccatgctgtttgaggtcattgCGAAGAACTGCTGTTGCAATGCAGCATCTTCTTGGTTGAAAGCGCCATGTGTTTCTGAGACACTGAACACCTTCCATACACCAAACATGGGCTCTACTACACCTCTGATGCGGATATGA
- the LOC127916873 gene encoding uncharacterized protein LOC127916873 isoform X7, with translation MLFEGILKHWAAMLFEGIVKHWAAMLFEVIVKHWAAMLFEVIVKHWAAMLFEVIVKHWAAMLFEVIVKHWAAMLFKVIVKHWAAMLFKVIVKHWAAMLFEVIVKIWTAILFEVIVKIWTAMMFEVIVKHWAAMLFEVIVKIWTAMLFEVIVKHWAAMLFKVIVKHWAAMLFEVIVKIWTAMLFEVIVKHWTAMLFEVIVKIWAAMLFEVIVKIWTAMLFEVIVKIWTAMLFEGIVKIWTAMLFEVIVKHWAAMLFKVIVKHWAAMLFEVIVKIWAAMLFEVIVKIWAAMLFEVIVKIWKAMLFEVIAKNWAAMLFEVIVKIWAAMLFEVIVKIWTAMLFEVIVKIWAAMLFEVIAKNCCCNAASSWLKAPCVSETLNTFHTPNMGSTTPLMRI, from the exons atgctgtttgaggGCATTCTGAAGCACTgggcagccatgctgtttgaggGCATTGTGAAGCACTgggcagccatgctgtttgaggtcattgtgaagcactgggcagccatgctgtttgaggtcattgtgaagcactgggcagccatgctgtttgaggtcattgtgaagcactgggcagccatgctgtttgag gtcattgtgaagCACTGGGCAGCCATGTTGTTTAAGGTCATTGTGAAGCACTGGGCAGCCATGTTGTTTAAGGTCATTGTGAAGCACTGGGCAGCCATGttgtttgaggtcattgtgaagATCTGGACAGCCATACTGTTTGAGGTCATCGTGAAGATCTGGACAGCCATGatgtttgaggtcattgtgaagcactgggcagccatgctgtttgaggtcattgtgaagATCTGGAcagccatgctgtttgag GTCATTGTGAAGCACTGGGCAGCCATGCTGTTTAAGGTCATTGTGAAGCACTgggcagccatgctgtttgaggtcattgtgaagATCTGGAcagccatgctgtttgaggtcattgtgaagcactggacagccatgctgtttgaggtcattgtgaagatctgggcagccatgctgtttgaggtcattgtgaagATCTGGAcagccatgctgtttgaggtcattgtgaagATCTGGACAGCCATGCTGTTTGAGGGCATTGTGAAGATCTGGAcagccatgctgtttgaggtcattgtgaagCACTGGGCAGCCATGTTGTTTAAGGTCATTGTGAAGCACTGGGCAGCCATGTTGTTTGAGGTTATTGTGAAGATCTgggcagccatgctgtttgaggtcattgtgaagATCTGGGCAGCCATGTTGTTTGAGGTCATCGTGAAGATCTGGAAagccatgctgtttgaggtcattgCGAAGAACTgggcagccatgctgtttgaggtcattgtgaagatctgggcagccatgttgtttgaggtcattgtgaagATCTGGACAGCCATGttgtttgaggtcattgtgaagatctgggcagccatgctgtttgaggtcattgCGAAGAACTGCTGTTGCAATGCAGCATCTTCTTGGTTGAAAGCGCCATGTGTTTCTGAGACACTGAACACCTTCCATACACCAAACATGGGCTCTACTACACCTCTGATGCGGATATGA
- the LOC127916873 gene encoding uncharacterized protein LOC127916873 isoform X11, whose translation MLFEVIVKHWAAMLFEVIVKHWAAMLFEVIVKIWTAMLFEVIVKHWAVMLFEVIVKIWAAMLFEGIVKHWAAMLFEVIVKIWTAMLFEVIVKHWAAMLFEVIVKIWTAMLFEVIVKHWAAMLFKVIVKHWAAMLFKVIVKHWAAMLFEVIVKIWTAMLFEVIVKHWTAMLFEVIVKIWAAMLFEVIVKIWTAMLFEVIVKIWTAMLFEGIVKIWTAMLFEVIVKHWAAMLFKVIVKHWAAMLFEVIVKIWAAMLFEVIVKIWAAMLFEVIVKIWKAMLFEVIAKNWAAMLFEVIVKIWAAMLFEVIVKIWTAMLFEVIVKIWAAMLFEVIAKNCCCNAASSWLKAPCVSETLNTFHTPNMGSTTPLMRI comes from the exons atgctgtttgag gtcattgtgaagcactgggcagccatgctgtttgaggtcattgtgaagcactgggcagccatgctgtttgag gtcattgtgaagATCTGGACAGCCATGCTATTTGAGGTCATTGTGAAGCACTGGGCAGTCatgctgtttgaggtcattgtgaagatatgggcagccatgctgtttgaggGCATTGTGAAGCACTgggcagccatgctgtttgaggtcattgtgaagATCTGGAcagccatgctgtttgag gtcattgtgaagcactgggcagccatgctgtttgaggtcattgtgaagATCTGGAcagccatgctgtttgag gtcattgtgaagCACTGGGCAGCCATGCTGTTTAAGGTCATTGTGAAGCACTGGGCAGCCATGCTGTTTAAGGTCATTGTGAAGCACTgggcagccatgctgtttgaggtcattgtgaagATCTGGAcagccatgctgtttgaggtcattgtgaagcactggacagccatgctgtttgaggtcattgtgaagatctgggcagccatgctgtttgaggtcattgtgaagATCTGGAcagccatgctgtttgaggtcattgtgaagATCTGGACAGCCATGCTGTTTGAGGGCATTGTGAAGATCTGGAcagccatgctgtttgaggtcattgtgaagCACTGGGCAGCCATGTTGTTTAAGGTCATTGTGAAGCACTGGGCAGCCATGTTGTTTGAGGTTATTGTGAAGATCTgggcagccatgctgtttgaggtcattgtgaagATCTGGGCAGCCATGTTGTTTGAGGTCATCGTGAAGATCTGGAAagccatgctgtttgaggtcattgCGAAGAACTgggcagccatgctgtttgaggtcattgtgaagatctgggcagccatgttgtttgaggtcattgtgaagATCTGGACAGCCATGttgtttgaggtcattgtgaagatctgggcagccatgctgtttgaggtcattgCGAAGAACTGCTGTTGCAATGCAGCATCTTCTTGGTTGAAAGCGCCATGTGTTTCTGAGACACTGAACACCTTCCATACACCAAACATGGGCTCTACTACACCTCTGATGCGGATATGA
- the LOC127916873 gene encoding uncharacterized protein LOC127916873 isoform X5 has product MLFEVIVKHWAAMLFEVIVKHWAAMLFEVIVKHWAAMLFEVIVKHWAAMLFEGILKHWAAMLFEVIVKIWTAMLFEVIVKHWAVMLFEVIVKIWAAMLFEGIVKHWAAMLFEVIVKIWTAMLFEVIVKHWAAMLFEVIVKIWTAMLFEVIVKHWAAMLFKVIVKHWAAMLFKVIVKHWAAMLFEVIVKIWTAMLFEVIVKHWTAMLFEVIVKIWAAMLFEVIVKIWTAMLFEVIVKIWTAMLFEGIVKIWTAMLFEVIVKHWAAMLFKVIVKHWAAMLFEVIVKIWAAMLFEVIVKIWAAMLFEVIVKIWKAMLFEVIAKNWAAMLFEVIVKIWAAMLFEVIVKIWTAMLFEVIVKIWAAMLFEVIAKNCCCNAASSWLKAPCVSETLNTFHTPNMGSTTPLMRI; this is encoded by the exons atgctgtttgag gtcattgtgaagcactgggcagccatgctgtttgaggtcattgtgaagcactgggcagccatgctgtttgaggtcattgtgaagcactgggcagccatgctgtttgaggtcattgtgaagcactgggcagccatgctgtttgaggGCATTTTAAAGCACTgggcagccatgctgtttgaggtcattgtgaagATCTGGACAGCCATGCTATTTGAGGTCATTGTGAAGCACTGGGCAGTCatgctgtttgaggtcattgtgaagatatgggcagccatgctgtttgaggGCATTGTGAAGCACTgggcagccatgctgtttgaggtcattgtgaagATCTGGAcagccatgctgtttgag gtcattgtgaagcactgggcagccatgctgtttgaggtcattgtgaagATCTGGAcagccatgctgtttgag gtcattgtgaagCACTGGGCAGCCATGCTGTTTAAGGTCATTGTGAAGCACTGGGCAGCCATGCTGTTTAAGGTCATTGTGAAGCACTgggcagccatgctgtttgaggtcattgtgaagATCTGGAcagccatgctgtttgaggtcattgtgaagcactggacagccatgctgtttgaggtcattgtgaagatctgggcagccatgctgtttgaggtcattgtgaagATCTGGAcagccatgctgtttgaggtcattgtgaagATCTGGACAGCCATGCTGTTTGAGGGCATTGTGAAGATCTGGAcagccatgctgtttgaggtcattgtgaagCACTGGGCAGCCATGTTGTTTAAGGTCATTGTGAAGCACTGGGCAGCCATGTTGTTTGAGGTTATTGTGAAGATCTgggcagccatgctgtttgaggtcattgtgaagATCTGGGCAGCCATGTTGTTTGAGGTCATCGTGAAGATCTGGAAagccatgctgtttgaggtcattgCGAAGAACTgggcagccatgctgtttgaggtcattgtgaagatctgggcagccatgttgtttgaggtcattgtgaagATCTGGACAGCCATGttgtttgaggtcattgtgaagatctgggcagccatgctgtttgaggtcattgCGAAGAACTGCTGTTGCAATGCAGCATCTTCTTGGTTGAAAGCGCCATGTGTTTCTGAGACACTGAACACCTTCCATACACCAAACATGGGCTCTACTACACCTCTGATGCGGATATGA
- the LOC127916873 gene encoding uncharacterized protein LOC127916873 isoform X13, whose product MLFEGILKHWAAMLFEGIVKHWAAMLFEVIVKHWAAMLFEVIVKHWAAMLFEVIVKHWAAMLFEVIVKHWAAMLFKVIVKHWAAMLFKVIVKHWAAMLFEVIVKHWAAMLFKVIVKHWAAMLFEVIVKIWTAMLFEVIVKHWTAMLFEVIVKIWAAMLFEVIVKIWTAMLFEVIVKIWTAMLFEGIVKIWTAMLFEVIVKHWAAMLFKVIVKHWAAMLFEVIVKIWAAMLFEVIVKIWAAMLFEVIVKIWKAMLFEVIAKNWAAMLFEVIVKIWAAMLFEVIVKIWTAMLFEVIVKIWAAMLFEVIAKNCCCNAASSWLKAPCVSETLNTFHTPNMGSTTPLMRI is encoded by the exons atgctgtttgaggGCATTCTGAAGCACTgggcagccatgctgtttgaggGCATTGTGAAGCACTgggcagccatgctgtttgaggtcattgtgaagcactgggcagccatgctgtttgaggtcattgtgaagcactgggcagccatgctgtttgaggtcattgtgaagcactgggcagccatgctgtttgag gtcattgtgaagCACTGGGCAGCCATGTTGTTTAAGGTCATTGTGAAGCACTGGGCAGCCATGTTGTTTAAGGTCATTGTGAAGCACTGGGCAGCCATGttgtttgag GTCATTGTGAAGCACTGGGCAGCCATGCTGTTTAAGGTCATTGTGAAGCACTgggcagccatgctgtttgaggtcattgtgaagATCTGGAcagccatgctgtttgaggtcattgtgaagcactggacagccatgctgtttgaggtcattgtgaagatctgggcagccatgctgtttgaggtcattgtgaagATCTGGAcagccatgctgtttgaggtcattgtgaagATCTGGACAGCCATGCTGTTTGAGGGCATTGTGAAGATCTGGAcagccatgctgtttgaggtcattgtgaagCACTGGGCAGCCATGTTGTTTAAGGTCATTGTGAAGCACTGGGCAGCCATGTTGTTTGAGGTTATTGTGAAGATCTgggcagccatgctgtttgaggtcattgtgaagATCTGGGCAGCCATGTTGTTTGAGGTCATCGTGAAGATCTGGAAagccatgctgtttgaggtcattgCGAAGAACTgggcagccatgctgtttgaggtcattgtgaagatctgggcagccatgttgtttgaggtcattgtgaagATCTGGACAGCCATGttgtttgaggtcattgtgaagatctgggcagccatgctgtttgaggtcattgCGAAGAACTGCTGTTGCAATGCAGCATCTTCTTGGTTGAAAGCGCCATGTGTTTCTGAGACACTGAACACCTTCCATACACCAAACATGGGCTCTACTACACCTCTGATGCGGATATGA
- the LOC127916873 gene encoding uncharacterized protein LOC127916873 isoform X9: MLFEGILKHWAAMLFEGIVKHWAAMLFEVIVKHWAAMLFEVIVKHWAAMLFEVIVKHWAAMLFEVIVKHWAAMLFEGILKHWAAMLFEVIVKIWTAMLFEVIVKHWAVMLFEVIVKIWAAMLFEGIVKHWAAMLFEVIVKIWTAMLFEVIVKHWAAMLFEVIVKIWTAMLFEVIVKHWAAMLFKVIVKHWAAMLFEVIVKIWAAMLFEVIVKIWTAMLFEVIVKIWTAMLFEGIVKIWTAMLFEVIVKHWAAMLFKVIVKHWAAMLFEVIVKIWAAMLFEVIVKIWAAMLFEVIVKIWKAMLFEVIAKNWAAMLFEVIVKIWAAMLFEVIVKIWTAMLFEVIVKIWAAMLFEVIAKNCCCNAASSWLKAPCVSETLNTFHTPNMGSTTPLMRI; this comes from the exons atgctgtttgaggGCATTCTGAAGCACTgggcagccatgctgtttgaggGCATTGTGAAGCACTgggcagccatgctgtttgaggtcattgtgaagcactgggcagccatgctgtttgaggtcattgtgaagcactgggcagccatgctgtttgaggtcattgtgaagcactgggcagccatgctgtttgaggtcattgtgaagcactgggcagccatgctgtttgaggGCATTTTAAAGCACTgggcagccatgctgtttgaggtcattgtgaagATCTGGACAGCCATGCTATTTGAGGTCATTGTGAAGCACTGGGCAGTCatgctgtttgaggtcattgtgaagatatgggcagccatgctgtttgaggGCATTGTGAAGCACTgggcagccatgctgtttgaggtcattgtgaagATCTGGAcagccatgctgtttgag gtcattgtgaagcactgggcagccatgctgtttgaggtcattgtgaagATCTGGAcagccatgctgtttgag GTCATTGTGAAGCACTGGGCAGCCATGCTGTTTAAGGTCATTGTGAAGCACTgggcagccatgctgtttgag gtcattgtgaagatctgggcagccatgctgtttgaggtcattgtgaagATCTGGAcagccatgctgtttgaggtcattgtgaagATCTGGACAGCCATGCTGTTTGAGGGCATTGTGAAGATCTGGAcagccatgctgtttgaggtcattgtgaagCACTGGGCAGCCATGTTGTTTAAGGTCATTGTGAAGCACTGGGCAGCCATGTTGTTTGAGGTTATTGTGAAGATCTgggcagccatgctgtttgaggtcattgtgaagATCTGGGCAGCCATGTTGTTTGAGGTCATCGTGAAGATCTGGAAagccatgctgtttgaggtcattgCGAAGAACTgggcagccatgctgtttgaggtcattgtgaagatctgggcagccatgttgtttgaggtcattgtgaagATCTGGACAGCCATGttgtttgaggtcattgtgaagatctgggcagccatgctgtttgaggtcattgCGAAGAACTGCTGTTGCAATGCAGCATCTTCTTGGTTGAAAGCGCCATGTGTTTCTGAGACACTGAACACCTTCCATACACCAAACATGGGCTCTACTACACCTCTGATGCGGATATGA